DNA sequence from the Hippopotamus amphibius kiboko isolate mHipAmp2 chromosome 1, mHipAmp2.hap2, whole genome shotgun sequence genome:
CTGGGTTTAAGAAGtgcaatattaaaacaaaagccCTGAGTCTTTTAAGCCCAGTGTGTAAAGATACACTCTGAGTTATAACTCAGAGGCACAACTGAATAATGATATTAGCCATAGCTAGTTAAGAAATTGTGGCTTAGTGACTATtgaaagaccaatacattatttcattcacttGGACGGAATAAGCATGTTGTCCAAGAATTCACACATTTTCTTGCTCCTGAGGCATACTATTTTTTCCCTACATTTTCACATTTCTATAATTAAGATGCTTTTAATAGTGAATGTGTATATTTAACTTGGagaccctttctctctttttttttccccttctaaacACCTAAATCTCTGGTATTGGCACCTTAGAATCATAGAAATGTGGTCAGTTTTATATTAGAACCCAAGAGCTGGTGATCTTATGTACTGTTTCTTTAAGTCTAGCCTGTGAGCACTGTGGTTAGCAAATTTAAGTTTATGAGGACATAatctatgtacatataaatatgaGTGAGAAATGTAGTGAAATTCACCCTATATAGGTATTACCTAGAGAGAATAAGATGTTGAAATTTCAGGGCTCTCTCAATTCTGAAGCATTGTCTTATTTTTAACCCAAGTCTTAATACTTGGGTCTAAGCAGACATGGGGATGATTATGTGATTGAGCTGGCAGGCTCTTGTTGAATCTTGGTGCTCCCTAGCGCTAGGGGCCTGGGACAAGCTCTGCCAGCTGCAGATGGGCACTGCTGGACAGGGTTTCCCAGACGTGACTCCCATACCTATTTTGAACCTTAAAGGCTAAGCTGGAAAGGACCTGGGTAAgtgagtgtttaaaaaaaattgagtgtgACCCATAGTACTTGTTCActccttaaaatgttttttgcCATATGGTGGGAAAGTGGCAGGAAGAGTGAAGAAAGTATATAATGTAGTGGTTAAAAAAGCTTAGACTctgaagtcagacagacctgaattTCTAATCCAGTTTGTAAATatctagctgtgtgaacttgcaTATATTAATTTCTTTGTGCCTCTCTTTTCCTATCTATAAAAATAGGAGTAATAGTAccttgtgaggatgaaatgacatAGCATAAAACTCATAGCACAGTATGTGACACATAAGTACTCAGTAGTTGTTATCTGTTATCAGTAAGTGAGGTGTATTTCTGGTTTTTGTAAGAACACTAAAGCATAGGGGAGAATTGTAGCCCACTGTGAGTTTAGAGACATAGCCAGGAATGAAATATAAGCCTCTTGATTCCTAGCCTGGTACCATCCTAATTTGACTATACTTCCCTACTCAGCTTTGTTGCTGTCTTCTctcaggaattttattttattttattttattttattttattttattttattttattttatttatttattttatttttcctcaggaATTTTAGGAGGAGCATAGTGTGAAAAGTGAACTAGAGCTTAGTGAGACCTtgtgtttaaaggaaaaacagggaattccctggcagcccagtggttaggacttggtgctttcactgctgagagtgCGAGTCGGGGAACtaatcctgcaagccatgtgacATGgtcagaaaaaaatcccaaaactgTAAAGGAATAACGTAATGTATATGAATGAGGGTTATTTTTCAAAGTACTCAAATTGTAGATTTCAAGAACTGAAGTTTTAGCAAAAATTTATCTAGAGTTCTTCACCTATGATGGCCCAGTCTACAACCAATCTGTGGCAAAGGCTTCACTGATctaggattaaaagaaaaataaagacagtgtAGTGAGTTTTTCATAAAGCTAAATTCAGCTCAAAGAGTGGTCCTTTATCCTTGTCCTTCctacttattttttaacataacctttcttttataaaatgattataatacTGGTtggtgacaattaaaaaaaaaaaagttctcatttgGCAAAAGTTAACAGTGCTATGTCACCCCTacgatttttaaaataacagcttgCTGGTCTGCAAAATCCTCTTTTCTGCTGTTATATTGGGGCAttatatagtttcatttttttcaatgccACAGCAGTGGCTAGAAACATTTTGGAGCTCTTCTCAGAATTGTTTCAGATCCATGGCACTCTTGTTTAGAATATTAGCATTGCCAGTCATTCACACCtgagtttaaatcccagctctgctacttaacCAGTTGGACTGCCTTGGATGAGTGGCTTTGCTGAAtctatttccttatatttaaCAATAAAGGTGATGCTTGGATCAcagagttgttttgaggattagatAAGATAATGCTTAAAATGTCTAGCGATAATAGCCCTTCAATAAATGTGAATCCCTACATCCCCTTCCGCCAAACCTGGAAAATCTTTGCCCAGTGAGGTTGTTCCATATTTGGACACAGCAAATACTTGCTTAGAGTTAAATCTGGGTAATGCTTTTTTGTGACCAAAATGAAATGGGACAATATAGTTAGACTTAGAGGCTCATACAATGATGGCTAATGTAATTCTAGTTTCTAAAGAGGGTTCCAAAAATACTTTGGGGCTCTGGCAGCGTGATTAGAATATAGATAGGTGTTTATATTCCCTTCCTTTGCCAACCAAATGATAATCTTCattggaatatatatttttctgaaaagtgGTCTTATTACTTTATAGGCATGCTTTGTGTTCTTACTTCTTGCTTgacctaaaattaaaattcagtgaaatcTTAAATTTTATCTGGACAGAAGACAACCACTCTTGCAGGCCATTTACATCTAATAGGATTAGGAAAACCTCTTTTCATATCAACACTAAAGATTTGACCACTATTTTTGGGGAGATAATTGCCATCCATCCCCCAATGTTAGTAAATTATTCTGAGCTCTTTATCTTGAAGAATagtcagaaatatatatatatatatatattttactttgacaaggaattttatcttaaaatgctCTACTTACTTTATTGGAAGAATTTTTGCTAAACCCTGTTGAAACAAGCTTTaagtaatatttaatttaatgtttacTTAGAAACTGATTATTGATGAGAAGAAGTATTACTTATTTGGGAGAAACCCTGATTTGTGTGACTTTACCATTGACCACCAGTCTTGCTCTCGGGTCCACGCTGCCTTGGTCTACCACAAGCACCTGAAGAGAGTTTTCCTAATAGATCTCAACAGTAGTAAGTAACTCACATCCCATCCTATTTCACACATTCCCTTTTGGGCAATGTGAAAATGCTCTTTGGGTTCTTCAGTTTTGAAATCATGTTTTATTGTGCATCAAGGAAGtttatgtttggtttttaaatcaGTCTTTCTCCATTCCTGTGGTATTTCCTATTCTACTAAAATAATTGATgactggagagagaagagggttTTGAGGAGCACTTTCCTGGAGAGAGCAATAGGTATACACAGAGAACCAAAAAAAAGCTCCCAGGAACTAGGGAATGTGTTTATAGGTGATAGATTGTGGTCCAATTTAAGCAGAAGCTGTGATTAGCTCCATTAATGTAGTAGAGTTGTTGtacaggacattaaaaaaaacttgttttgagcaaaagttaattttttataatggGTTCTTTATCCTAGCTACATTTTGCTTTGACTACTACTAAATGTCAATTTTAATTCTATGAACACACTCCAACTAATAAGATTTTAAAGTTTGTCAAAGATAATCCCAGAAATGCAATTGAGACTTGACTGCATGGGGCCTTgaagtttgttcatttttgtctATATGTAATTACAGCGTGAAATGTAAAGGATCTGCCTCCTGGGTTGATCGTGTTTTACTCCTTTCCCCCATCCccgtacacatgcacacatcacCCGAATATGCTTATATGATGGTTTTGGAGAGCCTGATCTCATAAGTACTTACTTGCAAATTTatctcatcttttctctccatttcGTAATATGCAGAATGCAGACATGGAAATATATCCAGACTTTCCAGTAGGATTTTGGCTTGCCTTGCCATTGATATTGCACCTGTTTCAGCCAACTTCATTTCTTATCCTGGGGAAACCCCAAGCATAACTGCCACCAGTCCAGCAATTCCTATGTTCCTTATACTTGGGGCTGGAGAGGTCAGTCCATAGCAATTCCTGTCTCCTGCCTTGTGGGGCATGGCTGTTCCTGGGTTGGAGCCATACCTGCTGGACCCAGAATGGAGCCAAGCCTGTCTGGCAGCAGAGAGCAAGCAGTGGTATTTGTTATGTGGGGTAACAGCAGGTCTGAAGATGTGTAAGAAATCCATTGAAGAGATTCAAGATTCAGTGAAGGAGTTTCCTTTTCATTGTGACCCATGGCAAGGGATGCAAAGTGGACCCAGcgtcatttccattttaaaaaaacaaaactgatacgCTGGCAGGAGCTACTCTCCTACAACTCAGgttagtttttttgtttatttgttttttcttttcccctcttacGTTTCTGATTTGGTTATTCCCAGCACACGGCACTTTCTTGGGTCACATTCGGTTGGAGCCtcacaagcctcaacaaattccCATCGATTCCACGGTCTCATTTGGTGCATCCACAAGGGCATATACTCTGCGTGAGAAGCCTCAGACATTGCCATCGGCTGTGAAAGGAGATGAGAAGATGGGTGGAGAGGATGATGAACTCAAGGGCTTACTGGGGcttccagaggaggaaacagagcttGATGTAATTCCATTGTCTATGTCATTGTTATGTCTTCTGGGACTCTGGTTTTTGCAGTATGTAGCTGTTCTATGTAGCTTGAAATGCCAGTGACTTAGCAGCTGGAGGTTTTCTTGAGCCCAGCAATAAGCCTTTGCCACTTTGGCAGTGTGGTGTGGCCCTTGGAGAGCTGCATTGTGTGGGTTTGGTTATGTATAACCAGGGCTAACTAGGAGACTGGGTGTCCTGCTAGTAGACCCTTATGGTTGTCTTCTTGTGCACCTTCAGTGCATGTTAGAAGCCAAGGCTGGGAGTTACGTTTCTCTAGAGCTGCACTGTCCAGTGCAATAACCACTAACCACTAACCACATTCCAAGTACtcagtagtcacatgtggctagtgattAACCATACTGAATAGCACTGAtggaaaacatttccatcatccagAAAGTTTGTTTGAACAGCACTGGCTTACAGAGATTgaagttttcattcatttatgtagcTCTTTTTGAAATTATCCAATCAGCCCAAGAATCTTCTGAGTAGAACTAGACTGCTTTtgctctgggcctggctgctcTGAAGGCCATGAATTTTAcaagatttaattttaatgtgCTAAGGTTTTCCTTTTTGAGAGCTGACCCCAGTAGTTTGTGATGTAGCTTTTGTCTTCACATGTCTATCACTGCATTGATGTGACTGGTCTATCCAGGTAGATCAAACACCAGCCTGTCCTTAACCACCCACATGCATTCACTATTCTTGTATACTGAGGCAGTTTCCCAGCCCTTAGAAAGAAAAGCACAACTGAAATCTTACAACTTAGAAGTTATTTTGTTCTAAAGAAGTAGCCTCATAGCCAGGAACTTGGTTGGCAGTTACTCTTGCCTGTTCTCTTTCAGGCTGCTCCcgtgcctccctctctctcttagTTCAGTGTTAGGTCATCTCTGGGTCCTTATTTTCAAGACATTTGGGATGTCTCAAACTGCAATGCAGATTGGAATAAGTCCAGGGGATCTGGAAGAGGCAGGCAGCTGTGCTGAGGTCAAGTTAATCAGTGAGCTGGATGGATAGTTATGGATAGAAATGGGGCCAGATGAAGGGATGGGGAGTGACAAGATATTAATGCCAAATATTCAGTGCACTGGCAACATACTTACAAGTTTTAAAGGAGAGAGCTACTGGGAAAGAAGCTGTCAGTTGTCCTTTCTCATCTCTGTTTTGttacttaaaaacatttcttgGATTTCTTCCTAGTTGCATTCCTTTAATTCTCAGCGTGAAGACGTGATAACCTTTCTTCAAAAAAGCCAAAACCTCAACTCAAGGGTTTTCACACAGATGACCTGTTTTCAGCTCAAGGTCCTTTACCCCCTTTTGAATATCACTGCCCCACTAGTCAATGAAGATGTTCCACATTCTGTCAAATGAGGCTTGCTGGTATTTGCTGTCTAGGGACAATAATGAATCTGTTCTGAATGCAGAAGAGAATTTCATCTGTGCAGAGAGGTCAGGGTTAGCTCCCAATACCGTCCTGCCCTTTATTTGGTACTATTCTCCTTCAAATTCCTTGTGTACTTATTCCTGTCTTTCCTGTGTGAACCCTGGCCCAGAACCTGACAGAGTTCAACACTGCCCACAACAAGCGgatttccactctcaccattgaGGAGGGGAATCTGGACATTCAGAGaccaaagaggaagaggaagaactcACGGGTGACATTCAGTGAAGATGATGAGATCATCAACCCAGGTGAGATATCTTCCTAGTTTTTTCTGATGAAAAAGCTGAGATCTCAGAGAGTAGGGTACACAATCTGTAGGTCAGTTGTAATCTTTCTCAACAAGGTTTAGGATAACAGGTGCTATTTTGAAGGGAGATATTTTGCacagtacaggcataccttggagatattgtgggttcggTTCAAGTattacaataaagcaagtcacacgaattttttggTCTCCCAGTACATGTAAAagttacactatactgtagtctgttaagtgtgcagtagcattatgtctaaaaagacaaagtaccttaattaaaaaatactttattgctaaaaaatgctaactatcatctgagccttcagcgagttataatctttttgcaatagtaacaacAAAGATCGCTGATCGCAGATCActataaaaactaataataatggaaaagtttgaaatattgtgaaaataaccaGAATgcaacacagagacacaaa
Encoded proteins:
- the PPP1R8 gene encoding nuclear inhibitor of protein phosphatase 1 isoform X2; the encoded protein is MKAGKPPPGLHLDVVKGDKLIEKLIIDEKKYYLFGRNPDLCDFTIDHQSCSRVHAALVYHKHLKRVFLIDLNSTHGTFLGHIRLEPHKPQQIPIDSTVSFGASTRAYTLREKPQTLPSAVKGDEKMGGEDDELKGLLGLPEEETELDNLTEFNTAHNKRISTLTIEEGNLDIQRPKRKRKNSRVTFSEDDEIINPEDVDPSVGRFRNMVQTAVVPVKKKRVEGPGSLGLEESGSRRMQNFAFSGGLYGGLPPTHSEAGSQPHGIHGTALIGGLPMPYPNLAPDVDLTPVVPSAVNMNPAPNPAVYNPEAVNEPKKKKYAKEAWPGKKPTPSLLI
- the PPP1R8 gene encoding nuclear inhibitor of protein phosphatase 1 isoform X3; protein product: MARDAKWTQRHFHFKKTKLIRWQELLSYNSAHGTFLGHIRLEPHKPQQIPIDSTVSFGASTRAYTLREKPQTLPSAVKGDEKMGGEDDELKGLLGLPEEETELDNLTEFNTAHNKRISTLTIEEGNLDIQRPKRKRKNSRVTFSEDDEIINPEDVDPSVGRFRNMVQTAVVPVKKKRVEGPGSLGLEESGSRRMQNFAFSGGLYGGLPPTHSEAGSQPHGIHGTALIGGLPMPYPNLAPDVDLTPVVPSAVNMNPAPNPAVYNPEAVNEPKKKKYAKEAWPGKKPTPSLLI